In a single window of the Lineus longissimus chromosome 4, tnLinLong1.2, whole genome shotgun sequence genome:
- the LOC135486391 gene encoding general transcription factor IIF subunit 1-like isoform X1, producing MATGSAAVGPSQEFVVRAPRNANKKVSIMKFSRTNKVDFAKCGPVKIERENNLRQYKASHDIETLPKFGAGSEFGREQKEEARRKKYGVMLKRYDPENQPWILKTGQGKETRRFKGTREGGISENTSYYIFTQCPDGAFEAVPVNDWYTFNPVINYRHLTMEEAEEEFERRDKTLNYFSIMVKKRLNKDEVGDDEVDDGEGGGKKKSASKKKGFMMMDKDDWTDDEEDDDDDDDEDGDKDDEDRQKKKDNKSKKQKRPVKNSKKNDDDEAIEESDEGDYDDKEVDYITDSESTDDSDLDIMGDKYREQGVVDEDGLRRLNESGESEEEEEEKKPEEEEAPVEEKKEKPKDAGSDSDSSSDSSDSDDSDDLEQGGKFLFLGGGKPKKEAKKDKKEKKDKSGANSNSNNTSRSSTPMGQAQEEENAKKRKLEPDAPQNAKKSKVDLSLHPSASAPFLSGMQSSIGITEDNIRRYLTRKPMTTKDLLQKFKSKQPGESKEHLVTTVAQLLKKINPEKTVIKGKMYLYLKKPE from the exons ATG GCCACTGGTTCAGCAGCAGTTGGCCCATCTCAGGAGTTTGTTGTGAGGGCTCCAAG AAATGCCAACAAGAAAGTGAGCATCATGAAATTCAGTCGAACAAATAAAGTGGATTTTGCAAAATGTGGACCA GTCAAAATTGAAAGGGAGAACAATTTGAGGCAATACAAAGCTTCCCATGATATCGAAACGTTACCAAAATTTGGTGCAGGGAGCGAGTTTGGGCGGGAACAGAAGGAGGAAGCTCGGCGGAAGAAATATGGTGTGATGTTAAAGAGATATGATCCTGAAAATCAACCTTGGATTCTAAAGACAGGCCAGGGGAAAGAAACAAGGAG gtttaaaggaactcGAGAGGGTGGTATATCTGAAAACACGTCATATTACATTTTTACGCAATGTCCTGATGGGGCGTTTGAGGCAGTTCCTGTGAATGATTGGTACACGTTTAACCCTGTCATCAACTACAGACATCTAACCATGGAAGAAGCTGAAGAGGAATTCGAAAG GAGAGACAAAACTTTGAACTATTTTTCGATCATGGTTAAGAAAAGGTTGAACAAGGACGAGGTtggtgatgatgaagttgaCGATGGGGAAGGCGGTGGAAAGAAGAAGAGTGCATCGAAGAAGAAAGGATTT ATGATGATGGACAAAGATGATTGGACTGATGAtgaggaagatgatgatgatgatgatgatgaagatggtgataaagatgatgaag ACCGGCAAAAGAAGAAGGACAATAAAAGTAAAAAACAGAAGCGACCGGTAAAGAACTCAAAGAAAAACGACGATGATGAAGCAATAGAGGAAAGTGATGAAGGAGACTATGATGACAAGGAGGTTGATTACATCACAGATAGCGAGTCAACAGA TGATTCAGATTTGGACATCATGGGTGACAAGTATCGGGAGCAGGGCGTAGTGGATGAGGACGGGTTACGGAGGCTGAATGAATCTGGGGAGagtgaggaggaagaggaggaaaaGAAACCAGAGGAGGAGGAAGCACCTGTTGAAGAGAAGAAAGAGAAACCAAAAGATG CAGGATCAGATTCTGACAGTAGTAGTGACAGTTCAGATAGTGACGATTCTGATGATTTAGAACAAGGTGGTAAATTTCTCTTCCTG GGTGGTGGCAAGCCAAAGAAAGAAGCAAAGAAAGATAAGAAGGAGAAAAAGGATAAGAGTGGTGCTAATAGTAATAGTAACAATACCAGTCGGTCATCGACACCGATGGGTCAAGCACAAGAGGAAGAAAACG CTAAGAAAAGAAAGTTAGAGCCTGATGCGCCGCAGAATGCCAAGAAATCGAAAGTTGATTTATCTCTCCATCCGTCTGCTTCTGCTCCTTTCCTCTCGGGCATGCAGTCAAG CATTGGCATAACTGAAGATAACATCCGAAGGTATCTCACGAGAAAACCTATGACGACGAAGGACTTACTGcagaaattcaaatcaaaacagCCAGGAGAATCCAAGGAACATTTAGTTACAACTGTCGCACAACTTCTGAAGAAAATCAACCCAGAAAAGACAGTTATCAAAGGaaaaatgtatttgtatttgAAAAAGCCGGAATGA
- the LOC135486391 gene encoding general transcription factor IIF subunit 1-like isoform X2, whose protein sequence is MATGSAAVGPSQEFVVRAPRNANKKVSIMKFSRTNKVDFAKCGPVKIERENNLRQYKASHDIETLPKFGAGSEFGREQKEEARRKKYGVMLKRYDPENQPWILKTGQGKETRRFKGTREGGISENTSYYIFTQCPDGAFEAVPVNDWYTFNPVINYRHLTMEEAEEEFERRDKTLNYFSIMVKKRLNKDEVGDDEVDDGEGGGKKKSASKKKGFMMMDKDDWTDDEEDDDDDDDEDGDKDDEDRQKKKDNKSKKQKRPVKNSKKNDDDEAIEESDEGDYDDKEVDYITDSESTDDSDLDIMGDKYREQGVVDEDGLRRLNESGESEEEEEEKKPEEEEAPVEEKKEKPKDGSDSDSSSDSSDSDDSDDLEQGGKFLFLGGGKPKKEAKKDKKEKKDKSGANSNSNNTSRSSTPMGQAQEEENAKKRKLEPDAPQNAKKSKVDLSLHPSASAPFLSGMQSSIGITEDNIRRYLTRKPMTTKDLLQKFKSKQPGESKEHLVTTVAQLLKKINPEKTVIKGKMYLYLKKPE, encoded by the exons ATG GCCACTGGTTCAGCAGCAGTTGGCCCATCTCAGGAGTTTGTTGTGAGGGCTCCAAG AAATGCCAACAAGAAAGTGAGCATCATGAAATTCAGTCGAACAAATAAAGTGGATTTTGCAAAATGTGGACCA GTCAAAATTGAAAGGGAGAACAATTTGAGGCAATACAAAGCTTCCCATGATATCGAAACGTTACCAAAATTTGGTGCAGGGAGCGAGTTTGGGCGGGAACAGAAGGAGGAAGCTCGGCGGAAGAAATATGGTGTGATGTTAAAGAGATATGATCCTGAAAATCAACCTTGGATTCTAAAGACAGGCCAGGGGAAAGAAACAAGGAG gtttaaaggaactcGAGAGGGTGGTATATCTGAAAACACGTCATATTACATTTTTACGCAATGTCCTGATGGGGCGTTTGAGGCAGTTCCTGTGAATGATTGGTACACGTTTAACCCTGTCATCAACTACAGACATCTAACCATGGAAGAAGCTGAAGAGGAATTCGAAAG GAGAGACAAAACTTTGAACTATTTTTCGATCATGGTTAAGAAAAGGTTGAACAAGGACGAGGTtggtgatgatgaagttgaCGATGGGGAAGGCGGTGGAAAGAAGAAGAGTGCATCGAAGAAGAAAGGATTT ATGATGATGGACAAAGATGATTGGACTGATGAtgaggaagatgatgatgatgatgatgatgaagatggtgataaagatgatgaag ACCGGCAAAAGAAGAAGGACAATAAAAGTAAAAAACAGAAGCGACCGGTAAAGAACTCAAAGAAAAACGACGATGATGAAGCAATAGAGGAAAGTGATGAAGGAGACTATGATGACAAGGAGGTTGATTACATCACAGATAGCGAGTCAACAGA TGATTCAGATTTGGACATCATGGGTGACAAGTATCGGGAGCAGGGCGTAGTGGATGAGGACGGGTTACGGAGGCTGAATGAATCTGGGGAGagtgaggaggaagaggaggaaaaGAAACCAGAGGAGGAGGAAGCACCTGTTGAAGAGAAGAAAGAGAAACCAAAAGATG GATCAGATTCTGACAGTAGTAGTGACAGTTCAGATAGTGACGATTCTGATGATTTAGAACAAGGTGGTAAATTTCTCTTCCTG GGTGGTGGCAAGCCAAAGAAAGAAGCAAAGAAAGATAAGAAGGAGAAAAAGGATAAGAGTGGTGCTAATAGTAATAGTAACAATACCAGTCGGTCATCGACACCGATGGGTCAAGCACAAGAGGAAGAAAACG CTAAGAAAAGAAAGTTAGAGCCTGATGCGCCGCAGAATGCCAAGAAATCGAAAGTTGATTTATCTCTCCATCCGTCTGCTTCTGCTCCTTTCCTCTCGGGCATGCAGTCAAG CATTGGCATAACTGAAGATAACATCCGAAGGTATCTCACGAGAAAACCTATGACGACGAAGGACTTACTGcagaaattcaaatcaaaacagCCAGGAGAATCCAAGGAACATTTAGTTACAACTGTCGCACAACTTCTGAAGAAAATCAACCCAGAAAAGACAGTTATCAAAGGaaaaatgtatttgtatttgAAAAAGCCGGAATGA